The following coding sequences are from one Roseburia hominis A2-183 window:
- a CDS encoding LysR family transcriptional regulator encodes MTLQQMRYVITTAECYSITSAAEKFQLSQPNLSNAIKDLEQELGIQIFERKKSGVSLTPDGAELVRSIQPILNQVQRLEDTYKQPSSHRISFSVATQHISIVTEVMIAFMKEQDPHFNEYNFQYLQLRTKEILDYVASEFCEIGVLLKNRENRVLDWEMEQQELDFHLLATMRPKVYVPKQHPLAGRTKVSMEDLAPYVYSHYFQGIDSSRDRFFSEELVENTVAKKTITLTDEMADASIGMEMNTYTIGSGMSGENLLEKDYAVMNLDTHQRIELGWISRRDHELSNFGKRFLDLLAEKLNSMQLD; translated from the coding sequence ATGACACTACAACAAATGAGATATGTGATTACAACCGCAGAATGTTATTCCATCACAAGTGCTGCTGAGAAATTCCAGCTGTCACAGCCCAATCTGTCGAACGCGATCAAAGATCTGGAGCAGGAACTCGGCATCCAGATCTTCGAGCGGAAAAAAAGTGGCGTCTCTTTAACCCCCGACGGCGCCGAGCTGGTTCGCTCGATCCAGCCGATCTTAAACCAGGTGCAGCGCCTTGAGGACACCTACAAACAGCCGAGCAGCCACAGGATCTCTTTTAGCGTTGCCACACAGCACATTTCCATTGTGACAGAGGTCATGATTGCCTTCATGAAGGAGCAGGACCCGCACTTTAACGAATACAATTTCCAGTATCTCCAGCTGCGCACCAAGGAGATCTTAGATTACGTCGCATCGGAATTCTGTGAGATCGGCGTTCTGTTGAAAAACCGTGAGAACCGCGTTCTCGACTGGGAGATGGAGCAGCAGGAACTTGATTTTCATCTGCTGGCAACCATGCGCCCCAAAGTCTATGTTCCCAAGCAGCATCCGCTCGCCGGCAGGACGAAGGTATCGATGGAAGACCTGGCTCCCTATGTCTACAGCCACTATTTTCAGGGAATCGACAGTTCCAGAGACCGCTTCTTCTCCGAGGAGCTTGTGGAGAATACCGTCGCAAAAAAAACAATCACCCTCACGGACGAGATGGCAGATGCCAGCATCGGCATGGAGATGAACACCTATACCATCGGTTCCGGCATGTCCGGTGAAAATCTGCTGGAAAAAGATTACGCCGTCATGAATCTGGACACGCATCAACGGATCGAACTTGGCTGGATCTCCCGCAGGGATCACGAACTAAGTAATTTCGGCAAGCGCTTTCTGGATCTGCTGGCAGAAAAACTCAACTCCATGCAGTTGGATTAG
- a CDS encoding MATE family efflux transporter — MKDLTKGKPSTLILAFALPIFLGNLLQLTYSVTDTRIVGSFLGEDALAAVGATTTLSNLIIGFLLGLANGFAIITAQRFGAKDIRGVKKSFAASLVLGTVISVVLTVLGLVFLQPILRFLNVPEHLIPVAGPYIFIIIAGLLATFLYDACAAALRALGDTVTPLVILAVSVALNIAGDLLFVLVLKAGVRGAAAATVLAQILAFVICWIYMLRRYEMLRLAQEDFRDADTAMVKNMLGSGLSMGFMSSLVNIGSLTLQTAINKLGQDIIVAHTAARKISEIFMTMFSVFGQTMATYCGQNLGAGRIDRVKKGIRLGIFYTCIWCTLSAVASYTIGRWLVYLVTGSTNEVVILNATNYLKFDTLFYYVTAVICVLRNAMQGLGDHITPLISSSLEMVGKIVIAATLVPMLGYTGVIVAEPLVWFIMVIPLVVQIFRMPVLWEENMGNQGK, encoded by the coding sequence ATGAAAGATCTTACAAAAGGAAAACCGTCAACGCTGATTCTTGCGTTTGCACTGCCGATATTTCTGGGGAATCTGCTGCAGCTGACCTACAGTGTGACCGACACGAGAATTGTCGGCTCTTTTCTCGGGGAGGATGCGCTCGCTGCAGTCGGTGCAACGACGACACTCAGCAATCTCATCATCGGCTTTTTGCTCGGACTGGCGAACGGGTTTGCCATCATCACGGCGCAGCGGTTCGGCGCGAAGGATATCCGGGGCGTGAAAAAATCGTTTGCCGCTTCCCTGGTGCTCGGAACGGTGATCTCGGTCGTGCTGACGGTGCTAGGACTGGTGTTTTTACAGCCGATCCTGCGGTTTTTAAATGTGCCGGAGCATCTGATTCCGGTGGCAGGACCTTACATATTTATCATCATAGCGGGACTTCTTGCGACATTCCTCTATGACGCGTGTGCCGCAGCACTTCGGGCGCTCGGGGATACCGTCACGCCGCTCGTGATTCTGGCAGTGTCGGTGGCGTTAAATATCGCGGGAGATCTTCTGTTCGTGCTGGTGTTAAAGGCGGGTGTGCGCGGAGCTGCCGCCGCCACGGTTCTGGCACAGATTCTGGCGTTTGTGATCTGCTGGATCTACATGCTAAGACGGTATGAAATGCTCCGTCTTGCACAGGAGGATTTCCGGGATGCGGATACGGCGATGGTGAAAAACATGCTCGGATCGGGGCTGTCGATGGGCTTTATGAGCTCGCTGGTCAATATCGGCTCGCTGACACTCCAGACGGCGATCAATAAGCTGGGGCAGGACATCATCGTGGCGCACACGGCGGCGCGGAAAATTTCCGAGATTTTTATGACGATGTTCAGCGTCTTCGGACAGACGATGGCGACCTACTGCGGACAGAATCTGGGCGCGGGCAGGATCGACCGGGTCAAAAAAGGCATCCGGCTCGGCATTTTCTACACCTGCATCTGGTGTACGCTTTCCGCGGTGGCGAGCTACACGATTGGCAGATGGCTGGTATATCTTGTGACGGGAAGCACGAATGAGGTTGTGATCTTAAATGCGACCAACTACCTGAAATTCGACACGCTGTTCTACTATGTGACGGCGGTGATCTGCGTGCTCCGAAACGCCATGCAGGGACTGGGCGATCATATCACGCCGCTCATTTCGAGTTCGCTTGAGATGGTCGGGAAAATCGTGATCGCCGCCACGCTTGTGCCGATGTTAGGCTACACCGGTGTCATTGTGGCGGAGCCGCTCGTGTGGTTTATCATGGTAATTCCGCTCGTCGTGCAGATCTTCCGGATGCCGGTACTTTGGGAAGAAAACATGGGAAATCAAGGAAAATGA
- a CDS encoding GTP-binding protein: protein MVKIDLITGFLGSGKTTFLKKYAKRLMEQGQNIGILENDFGAVNVDMMLLQELEGEQCELEMISGGCDPETHRRRFRTKLIAMGMCGYDRVLVEPSGIYDMDEFFDVLHEEPLDRWYEIGNVIAVVDARLEDALSPEAEYLLASQAANAGCMILSKCDTATEEQRRNTIAHLKRSLTALGCKQRADQKVLCEGAEPLPDQDFATILSCGYHIASYEKPDFAKGQSFESLYFLDMHLDGDAVTAAVKKMLKDPSCGHIFRVKGFLQNSDGTWLEINATQQEITRKPIANGQDVLIVIGEKLVEDAIRAYWKG, encoded by the coding sequence ATGGTAAAAATTGATCTGATCACGGGTTTCCTCGGATCTGGGAAGACGACGTTTTTGAAAAAATATGCGAAACGCCTGATGGAGCAGGGGCAGAATATCGGAATCCTGGAAAATGATTTCGGCGCGGTCAATGTCGATATGATGCTGCTGCAGGAGTTAGAGGGGGAGCAGTGCGAGCTGGAGATGATCTCCGGTGGCTGCGACCCCGAGACGCACCGCAGAAGGTTCCGCACCAAGCTGATCGCCATGGGAATGTGCGGGTATGACCGCGTGCTCGTGGAGCCGTCGGGAATCTACGACATGGACGAGTTCTTTGACGTGCTGCACGAGGAGCCGCTGGATCGGTGGTATGAGATCGGCAATGTGATCGCTGTGGTGGACGCGCGGCTGGAGGACGCGCTTTCGCCGGAGGCGGAGTACCTGCTGGCATCGCAGGCGGCAAATGCCGGCTGTATGATTTTAAGCAAGTGCGACACGGCGACAGAGGAGCAGCGGCGGAATACAATCGCGCATCTGAAGCGGTCGCTTACAGCACTCGGCTGCAAGCAGCGGGCGGATCAGAAGGTTTTGTGCGAGGGCGCAGAACCGCTCCCGGATCAGGATTTTGCCACAATTCTCTCCTGCGGTTATCACATCGCAAGCTATGAGAAGCCGGACTTTGCGAAGGGACAGTCGTTTGAATCGCTGTATTTTCTGGATATGCACCTGGACGGGGATGCGGTTACGGCGGCGGTGAAGAAGATGCTGAAAGATCCGTCGTGCGGACATATTTTCCGTGTGAAGGGATTTTTGCAGAATTCGGACGGCACATGGCTGGAGATCAATGCAACACAGCAGGAGATCACGCGAAAGCCGATTGCAAACGGGCAGGACGTTCTGATTGTGATCGGAGAGAAGCTTGTGGAAGACGCCATCCGGGCGTATTGGAAAGGTTAG
- the tnpA gene encoding IS200/IS605 family transposase, with amino-acid sequence MANKSNDLAHTKWMCKYHIVFTPKYRRKIIYNQLKEDIRDILKQLCAYKGVEIIEGHLMPDHIHMLVSIPPKMSVSSFMGYLKGKSALMIFDRHANLKYKFGNRHFWSEGYYVSTVGLNEATIKKYIQDQEKYDIMQDKLSVKEYEDPFKG; translated from the coding sequence ATGGCGAATAAGTCTAATGATCTCGCCCATACAAAATGGATGTGTAAATACCATATTGTATTTACTCCTAAGTATAGACGAAAAATTATTTATAATCAATTAAAAGAGGATATACGTGATATTCTGAAACAGTTATGTGCATATAAGGGCGTGGAGATTATTGAAGGGCATCTCATGCCTGACCATATTCATATGCTAGTAAGTATTCCGCCAAAGATGAGCGTGTCGAGTTTTATGGGATATTTAAAGGGAAAGTCAGCGCTTATGATTTTTGACAGACATGCAAATCTCAAATATAAATTTGGAAACAGACATTTCTGGTCAGAGGGATATTATGTCAGCACCGTAGGATTAAATGAAGCGACAATAAAAAAGTATATTCAAGATCAAGAAAAGTACGATATCATGCAAGATAAATTAAGTGTGAAGGAGTACGAAGACCCTTTTAAGGGTTAA
- a CDS encoding Hsp20/alpha crystallin family protein has translation MLTPSIFGENLFDDWFDDFPFFDDRDLRKVDKKLYGRRAGNLMKTDIQEMKDGYKMEVDLPGFKKDEITVELDDGYLTISAAKGLDQDEKEKESGRYIRRERYAGACSRSFYVGEGVTEEDIKAEFKHGILTLVVPKKEAKPAVEQKKYIAIEG, from the coding sequence ATGTTAACACCTAGTATTTTTGGAGAGAACTTATTTGATGACTGGTTTGATGATTTTCCATTTTTCGATGACAGAGATTTGCGCAAGGTTGACAAGAAGCTGTACGGCAGAAGAGCCGGTAACCTGATGAAGACAGATATTCAGGAGATGAAGGATGGCTACAAGATGGAAGTTGATCTTCCGGGCTTCAAGAAGGATGAGATTACCGTAGAGCTGGATGACGGATATCTGACCATCAGTGCCGCCAAGGGACTGGATCAGGACGAGAAGGAGAAAGAATCCGGACGTTACATCCGCAGAGAGCGTTATGCAGGTGCCTGCAGCCGGAGCTTCTATGTGGGCGAGGGCGTAACCGAGGAGGATATCAAGGCTGAGTTCAAGCACGGTATCTTAACGCTGGTTGTTCCGAAGAAGGAAGCAAAGCCTGCAGTAGAGCAGAAGAAATACATTGCGATTGAAGGATAA
- a CDS encoding MATE family efflux transporter encodes MLLSVPRHIPLHTVPLFLTPLLKLMGASGNLLTAAEQYGRIMIAGGVIQVLSCGLAPILRNENRQVGAMTIMVLGFLFNLTMDFVLLYFFHLGIGGAALASLGAQLLTTALCFLTLFGVTDRLRARLGLPGSAGTSLCPLHREQFVFEKDCWKRIFSIGISPFGISLTPSLLILYHNIACLNYGDLAVSAYALISSTIGSYRILLIGVAEGMQPLASKAYGASQNGNATPAERIAAYDEIRHIRNKAIRTAIAASVLLFLFTIATASFYPALYGYQGDAAAAGYHAVMLTAAQLIFTGIVRVTNSFFYAVGKNRYSLFMIYFDPLCLTPAALAVLPHFFGTDGIWLTAVITQFLLNLVAAGMFVRHNAQMKREQAALTKGV; translated from the coding sequence TGATGGGCGCCTCCGGCAATCTGCTCACCGCTGCGGAACAGTACGGCAGAATCATGATTGCAGGCGGCGTCATCCAGGTTTTATCCTGCGGACTTGCACCTATATTAAGGAATGAGAACCGGCAGGTCGGTGCCATGACCATCATGGTCCTGGGGTTCCTCTTTAATCTCACGATGGATTTCGTACTGCTTTACTTTTTCCATCTGGGAATCGGAGGCGCCGCTCTGGCCTCTTTGGGCGCGCAGCTGCTGACCACCGCCCTCTGTTTTCTCACACTTTTCGGTGTCACAGACCGCCTCCGCGCGCGGCTCGGCCTTCCGGGCTCTGCCGGCACATCTCTCTGCCCCCTGCACAGGGAGCAGTTCGTCTTTGAGAAAGACTGCTGGAAGCGCATTTTTTCCATCGGAATCTCTCCTTTCGGAATATCACTGACGCCGTCGCTTTTAATTCTCTATCACAACATCGCCTGCCTGAATTACGGGGATCTTGCCGTGAGCGCATATGCGCTGATCTCCTCAACCATCGGCTCGTACCGGATTCTGCTGATCGGCGTTGCGGAGGGAATGCAGCCGCTTGCCAGCAAAGCCTACGGCGCATCGCAGAACGGAAATGCCACTCCCGCAGAGCGGATCGCCGCCTACGACGAGATCCGGCATATCCGTAACAAAGCCATCCGGACTGCGATTGCCGCCAGCGTTCTTCTGTTTTTGTTCACCATCGCCACCGCCTCCTTCTATCCGGCTCTGTACGGCTATCAGGGAGACGCTGCTGCTGCCGGCTATCACGCGGTTATGCTTACCGCTGCCCAGCTCATCTTTACCGGCATCGTGAGAGTAACCAACAGCTTCTTCTATGCCGTAGGAAAGAACCGCTATTCTTTATTTATGATCTATTTTGATCCACTCTGTCTGACTCCTGCAGCATTGGCAGTGCTGCCGCATTTCTTCGGGACGGACGGAATCTGGCTGACTGCCGTGATTACACAGTTTCTATTAAACCTTGTCGCCGCCGGCATGTTTGTGCGGCACAATGCGCAGATGAAACGTGAGCAGGCAGCTCTGACAAAAGGAGTATAA
- a CDS encoding SDR family oxidoreductase yields MEQCRENEAAIVTGASSGIGAAISARLCKMGYEVFGIGRSFGSSFAEQFPDVADNPLFHAVVCDLLDTEKMLKLVRGIVAEAGVTLLVNNAGSAYYGLHEELSPKKIQEMVRTDLEVPMILSQQLLRGFKKNKGCIVNIASVTAQQSNPHGCAYGAVKAGLASFSCSLFDEARKYGVRVATVSPDMTKTELYRNADFTVGEETESYLLPQDVAEAVAYIVGQREGVAVSEVTLRPQYHRIRRKPVAKKERPVE; encoded by the coding sequence ATGGAGCAGTGTAGAGAAAACGAGGCGGCGATTGTCACGGGGGCGTCCTCCGGGATCGGGGCGGCGATCAGTGCCAGACTGTGCAAAATGGGATATGAAGTGTTTGGCATCGGACGCTCGTTCGGCAGCAGTTTCGCGGAACAGTTTCCGGACGTTGCAGATAATCCGCTGTTTCATGCGGTGGTCTGCGATCTTCTGGACACGGAAAAAATGTTGAAGCTGGTGCGGGGGATTGTGGCGGAAGCCGGGGTAACGCTGCTCGTCAACAATGCCGGCAGCGCGTACTACGGACTGCACGAGGAACTAAGCCCGAAGAAGATTCAGGAGATGGTGCGCACAGATCTGGAAGTGCCGATGATTTTAAGCCAGCAGCTGCTGCGCGGGTTTAAGAAAAACAAGGGCTGCATCGTCAATATCGCATCCGTGACGGCGCAGCAGTCGAATCCGCACGGCTGTGCCTACGGCGCGGTAAAGGCAGGACTTGCGAGCTTTTCGTGCAGCCTCTTTGACGAGGCGCGAAAATACGGTGTGCGCGTGGCGACGGTATCCCCGGATATGACGAAGACGGAATTGTATCGCAATGCAGACTTTACGGTGGGGGAGGAGACGGAGAGCTATCTTCTGCCGCAGGACGTCGCGGAGGCGGTGGCGTATATCGTGGGGCAGAGAGAGGGCGTGGCGGTGTCGGAGGTGACGCTCCGCCCGCAGTATCACAGAATCCGGCGCAAGCCGGTAGCGAAAAAGGAGAGACCGGTCGAATGA
- a CDS encoding SPL family radical SAM protein has translation MKNLNRSYYNPPFSHIYVEREVAEDPETKRMLAQFPQAEVIDIDHYKDVFCRSRQDYVRQHAAQNLILAAKHGELLYPGAPVCQNFGNEHFYYTSCVMNCVFDCEYCYLKGMYPSANLVVFVNLEDIFAEVEKRLDAHPVYLCVSYDTDLLALEHLTGYAARWIEFVRRMNTGGQRLRIELRTKGTGGSLWQTVRPEAGVICAFTISPQQVIDAYEHGTASLAGRLAGAEAAMEQGFSVRLCFDPMIYCSDWKKHYDAMFAQVCGTLDLEKLADVSVGTFRISQDYLKKMRKNEPDSAVVQFPYQNDGGVYHYPTALMEEMEQYMTEKLAAYLPAERIFQWKE, from the coding sequence TTGAAGAACTTAAACAGGTCTTATTATAATCCGCCGTTTTCCCATATTTATGTGGAGCGGGAAGTGGCGGAAGATCCGGAGACTAAGCGGATGCTTGCGCAGTTTCCGCAGGCGGAAGTGATTGACATCGACCACTATAAGGATGTTTTCTGCCGGAGCAGGCAGGACTATGTCAGGCAGCATGCGGCGCAGAATCTGATTCTGGCGGCGAAGCACGGTGAGCTGCTCTACCCCGGCGCGCCGGTCTGCCAGAACTTTGGAAATGAGCATTTTTACTACACCTCCTGTGTGATGAACTGCGTGTTTGACTGTGAATACTGCTATCTGAAGGGAATGTATCCGTCCGCCAACCTGGTGGTGTTCGTCAATCTTGAGGATATTTTTGCGGAAGTGGAAAAGAGACTTGACGCGCACCCGGTCTACCTGTGCGTGTCCTACGACACGGATCTGCTGGCGTTAGAGCATCTGACCGGTTATGCGGCACGCTGGATTGAGTTTGTGCGCAGGATGAACACCGGCGGGCAGCGGCTGCGCATCGAGCTTAGAACCAAGGGAACCGGAGGCAGCCTGTGGCAGACGGTCCGGCCGGAGGCAGGTGTCATCTGTGCGTTTACCATCTCACCGCAGCAGGTGATTGATGCATATGAGCACGGTACGGCTTCGCTCGCCGGGCGGCTGGCAGGAGCGGAAGCGGCGATGGAACAAGGCTTTTCGGTGCGTCTCTGCTTTGACCCGATGATCTATTGCAGCGACTGGAAGAAGCACTATGACGCGATGTTTGCGCAGGTCTGCGGGACGCTGGACCTGGAAAAACTGGCGGATGTCAGCGTCGGAACCTTCCGCATCTCCCAGGATTATCTGAAGAAGATGCGGAAAAATGAGCCGGACTCGGCGGTGGTGCAGTTCCCCTACCAGAATGACGGCGGGGTGTACCATTACCCGACGGCGCTCATGGAGGAGATGGAGCAGTATATGACGGAAAAACTTGCCGCTTATCTTCCGGCAGAGCGGATTTTCCAGTGGAAGGAATAA